A single region of the Novipirellula aureliae genome encodes:
- a CDS encoding FAD-binding and (Fe-S)-binding domain-containing protein: MDTERQRIQDDLRGIVRGEVLCDPLSCQLYASDASVYQLTPLGVVRPRIGADVAATIQYASKNQLSIHPRGAGSGVAGESLGRGIVIDFSRFMRRISVDRHAATVTVQSGAVLAEVNRSLKPHGRWFGPDPATRSITTIGSVLAINASGSHYLRSGSARDNIDSIRIVTAEGEMIDLSRHRADEPTTAGRMARGLIEIEKQFRQPIANQAAAPNSRSGFRFDGVIDSGGQVDLAKFIVGTQGTLAAIIDATLRTEAIPTHRGVVLLFFRRLDSAARSATEATKHGPVACDLMDRRLLQIAREIDSRFASLLPREAEAMLLVEIQGESLSELRDRLQIIAKDLSRGVDAAFASVSTVEQAERDLFWELSRRVIPRLHRVKGKQAPLPFVEDIALSPEKLPTLLIDTQAVLQRHRTTATVFAHAGHGQLHLRPFLDLANRRDREKILSLSNEIAEVVWKHGGQVSVEHAAGLSRSHLLPQQFKDLWQVMGQVKRLFDPNHRLNPGKLFGSELQKPNENLRPANQTIEVSRDQRILIEADAASVENARSLGKSVPQLQVLQNWTASGSIAQVARSCNGCGRCRTNSPNERQCPMFRSLRSEEASPRAKANLLRGVLSGQVKVEDLADDRAKQIADLCFNCHQCRLECPASVDIPKIVGELKAQHVATNGLPLSDLLLGRIDTIAAIASRVPWISNLLIRSGPSRWLGERLFGLSAARELPSVVGETFLRYAAKRRWTKMRPHGGLKIAYFVDHFANYHDPNLGRALAEIAQHNGIGLFVPPGQKASGIARISAGDIKGARRVARRNLRILADAVRQGFTIVATEPAAVLCLRHEYVNLMDDQDAHLVAENSFEACEFFWNLYQQDRLSIDFASIPLDITYHEPCHLRALTSEKAGPRLMALIPDLNVNPIEAGCTGMAGTWGLQKKNYRNSLRVGWPLISTMRSAGKGKAASECSTCKMQIEHAAGRQTLHPLKLLAFAYGRMPKLEKEVLG, encoded by the coding sequence ATGGACACTGAACGCCAACGCATACAAGATGACTTACGCGGAATCGTAAGAGGGGAAGTCCTCTGCGATCCGTTGTCGTGCCAATTGTATGCCTCGGATGCAAGCGTTTATCAACTCACCCCGTTGGGAGTCGTCCGTCCGCGAATAGGCGCGGATGTAGCGGCGACGATTCAGTATGCGTCGAAAAACCAACTTTCGATACACCCGCGAGGTGCCGGTAGTGGGGTTGCTGGCGAATCCCTGGGTCGGGGCATCGTTATCGACTTTTCTCGGTTTATGCGCCGCATCTCGGTCGACCGTCATGCGGCAACCGTCACGGTCCAGAGTGGTGCCGTTTTAGCGGAGGTGAACCGTTCTTTGAAACCGCATGGCCGTTGGTTTGGTCCCGATCCGGCAACTCGCAGCATCACGACGATTGGGAGCGTGTTGGCAATTAATGCTTCGGGAAGTCATTACTTGCGGAGCGGATCGGCGCGAGACAACATCGACTCGATCCGCATCGTAACCGCGGAAGGGGAGATGATTGATCTGTCGCGGCATCGGGCTGACGAGCCGACGACGGCGGGCCGCATGGCGCGCGGACTCATCGAAATCGAGAAGCAATTTCGCCAACCGATTGCCAATCAGGCAGCTGCTCCGAATTCCCGTAGTGGATTCCGCTTTGACGGCGTCATTGATTCGGGGGGCCAGGTCGATCTGGCGAAATTCATCGTCGGCACCCAAGGAACCTTGGCGGCGATCATTGATGCGACGCTGCGTACCGAAGCGATCCCGACCCATCGCGGTGTGGTGCTGTTGTTTTTCCGGCGTCTCGATTCAGCGGCCCGCAGTGCAACCGAAGCGACCAAGCATGGGCCTGTGGCCTGTGATTTGATGGATCGGCGGCTATTGCAAATCGCGCGTGAAATCGATTCGCGATTTGCCTCGCTGCTGCCGCGTGAAGCCGAAGCGATGCTGCTGGTTGAAATCCAAGGCGAATCCCTTAGTGAACTGCGTGATCGTTTGCAAATCATTGCGAAGGATTTGTCGCGTGGCGTCGATGCAGCATTCGCATCGGTTTCAACCGTCGAGCAAGCGGAACGAGATCTATTTTGGGAGTTATCGCGGCGAGTGATTCCGCGACTGCATCGAGTAAAGGGTAAGCAAGCTCCTCTGCCGTTTGTCGAAGACATCGCGCTTTCCCCTGAAAAATTGCCAACCTTGCTGATCGATACGCAAGCGGTGTTGCAGCGACATCGGACGACGGCGACGGTGTTTGCTCACGCCGGCCATGGACAGTTGCACCTCCGTCCTTTTTTAGATTTGGCGAACCGTCGTGACCGCGAGAAAATATTGAGCTTGTCGAATGAGATCGCTGAGGTTGTATGGAAACATGGCGGCCAAGTCAGTGTGGAACATGCAGCTGGTTTAAGCCGCTCCCATTTGCTGCCTCAACAATTTAAAGATCTTTGGCAGGTGATGGGACAGGTCAAGCGTCTATTCGATCCAAACCATCGGCTTAACCCTGGCAAATTATTTGGCAGCGAACTGCAAAAACCTAATGAAAACCTGCGTCCCGCAAATCAAACGATCGAAGTCAGTCGAGACCAACGAATTCTGATCGAGGCCGACGCAGCCAGCGTCGAAAATGCTAGGAGTTTGGGAAAGTCGGTGCCGCAACTTCAAGTTCTGCAAAACTGGACCGCCTCGGGATCGATTGCTCAGGTTGCCAGAAGTTGTAACGGATGTGGGCGTTGCCGAACCAATTCTCCTAACGAGCGACAATGCCCTATGTTTCGCTCGCTACGGAGTGAAGAGGCATCACCAAGAGCGAAAGCGAATTTGCTTCGAGGCGTCCTTAGCGGCCAAGTCAAAGTGGAGGACTTGGCGGATGATCGAGCCAAACAGATTGCCGATCTCTGCTTCAATTGCCACCAATGCCGATTGGAGTGCCCTGCGTCGGTCGACATTCCAAAAATCGTTGGCGAATTGAAGGCGCAGCATGTTGCGACCAACGGGCTGCCGCTTTCCGATTTATTACTCGGTCGAATCGACACCATTGCAGCCATCGCCTCACGGGTTCCTTGGATATCGAATTTGTTAATTCGCAGCGGTCCCTCACGCTGGCTTGGCGAACGGTTGTTCGGATTGTCGGCCGCTCGAGAATTGCCGAGTGTGGTGGGGGAAACGTTTTTACGATATGCCGCCAAGCGTCGCTGGACAAAAATGCGGCCCCATGGAGGACTGAAAATCGCTTACTTCGTCGATCATTTTGCAAATTACCATGACCCCAACCTGGGGCGGGCACTTGCCGAGATCGCGCAGCATAACGGCATCGGGCTGTTCGTACCGCCGGGGCAAAAGGCCAGCGGCATCGCCCGCATCTCCGCTGGCGATATCAAGGGGGCTCGGCGAGTCGCAAGGCGAAACCTGCGGATCCTAGCCGATGCCGTTCGGCAAGGATTTACCATCGTCGCCACGGAACCAGCGGCCGTGTTGTGCTTGCGGCATGAGTACGTCAACCTGATGGACGATCAAGACGCCCATTTGGTCGCCGAAAACTCGTTCGAAGCATGTGAGTTCTTTTGGAATCTGTATCAGCAAGATCGTTTATCGATCGATTTTGCATCGATACCGCTCGACATTACCTATCACGAACCGTGTCATCTAAGAGCCCTGACATCCGAGAAGGCGGGGCCGCGATTGATGGCTCTGATTCCCGACCTGAACGTCAACCCAATCGAAGCGGGATGTACGGGGATGGCGGGCACTTGGGGACTGCAAAAGAAAAACTATCGAAATAGTCTTCGCGTCGGTTGGCCGCTCATCTCAACGATGCGCTCGGCTGGGAAAGGCAAAGCCGCAAGCGAGTGCAGTACATGCAAGATGCAAATTGAACACGCCGCGGGGCGGCAAACGTTGCATCCCCTCAAACTGTTGGCATTCGCCTACGGAAGGATGCCGAAGCTAGAGAAAGAAGTGCTCGGCTAG
- a CDS encoding rhomboid family intramembrane serine protease: protein MIPIRDSIPSRTTPVVNYAILAICSVAFLIQWSSGLSGGKIAEQFGMIPARISHPDASIIIEQPVQRLTPLGIQVGTIKRELEPSPIPAWMTLLSCMFLHGGWMHFLGNMWFLYIFGDNVEDRLGHVGYAMLYLGTGIAAGLSHYITATDSVIPTIGASGAIAGVMGAYALLYPHAKVLAVIPIFVILQPIVVPAPIFLGIWFLFQTFSGVTSIAGGTAGGIAWWAHIGGFVAGALVALLVGKSPLGHEAVTERRF, encoded by the coding sequence ATGATCCCTATCCGCGATAGCATTCCAAGCCGCACAACGCCTGTTGTCAACTATGCCATCTTGGCTATCTGCTCCGTTGCCTTTTTGATTCAATGGTCTTCAGGCCTCAGCGGCGGGAAAATCGCCGAACAGTTCGGAATGATCCCGGCCCGCATTTCTCATCCCGATGCCAGCATCATCATCGAACAGCCGGTCCAGCGGCTAACACCACTGGGGATTCAAGTTGGAACGATTAAACGAGAACTCGAACCGTCGCCCATCCCAGCTTGGATGACGCTACTCTCCTGCATGTTTTTGCATGGTGGATGGATGCATTTTCTTGGCAACATGTGGTTCCTCTACATCTTTGGTGACAACGTTGAAGATCGCTTGGGGCATGTTGGTTATGCGATGCTGTACCTAGGTACTGGCATTGCCGCCGGGTTGTCACATTACATAACGGCCACCGATAGTGTGATACCGACGATCGGTGCCAGTGGAGCGATCGCCGGGGTGATGGGGGCTTATGCTTTGCTCTATCCGCACGCCAAGGTGTTAGCAGTGATTCCCATTTTCGTGATCTTGCAACCAATCGTGGTTCCCGCACCGATCTTTTTGGGTATCTGGTTCCTGTTTCAAACCTTTAGCGGAGTGACGTCGATTGCGGGCGGAACCGCGGGCGGTATCGCATGGTGGGCTCATATCGGCGGATTTGTCGCTGGCGCCCTCGTGGCATTGCTAGTCGGCAAATCTCCACTTGGTCACGAAGCCGTTACCGAAAGACGCTTCTAA
- a CDS encoding response regulator, whose product MMRNTLRPDDGSGPGDAREGTFREGNKKNASVLIVDPSPLSLIAVAGVLHYYGYMCTCARTAKAAHQATSETNLDLLIWDVADDAAGVLESLAQLRRIATLDQLPAVLLAESRWAGLEKKTQSLSAATRTLFKPIDPDALMAVVDHLLWMPTLISAHRKRGAKPSRTGWVTLE is encoded by the coding sequence GTGATGCGAAACACACTCCGCCCTGATGATGGCAGTGGCCCTGGTGACGCACGGGAGGGCACTTTTCGCGAAGGCAACAAAAAGAATGCATCTGTTTTGATTGTTGACCCCAGCCCTTTGTCGCTGATTGCGGTCGCTGGGGTTTTGCACTATTACGGTTACATGTGCACATGTGCACGAACCGCCAAAGCGGCGCACCAAGCCACCAGCGAAACAAACCTTGATTTGTTAATATGGGATGTTGCAGATGACGCGGCAGGCGTCTTGGAATCACTTGCTCAGCTACGTCGGATCGCTACCCTCGACCAATTGCCAGCGGTTCTGCTCGCGGAAAGCCGGTGGGCGGGGCTCGAAAAAAAAACGCAATCACTTTCCGCCGCGACGCGAACGCTTTTCAAGCCGATCGACCCTGATGCGTTGATGGCGGTCGTCGACCATCTATTGTGGATGCCAACGCTTATTTCGGCTCACCGAAAAAGAGGAGCAAAACCAAGCCGCACGGGCTGGGTCACTCTCGAATGA
- a CDS encoding glycosyltransferase family 2 protein: protein MNSLPSERLSSERLSSERLWSDEYVDEMLELLGESVCERLSIFKLPRDFVLSVIVPVFNEAATVEKMVERLQSLGIPMQIVLVNDGSTDGTQAVMNRIADNEAITVIHHPNNRGKGAAIRTAVGVCTGDVIVIQDADSEYNPADFRYLLQPLIHHDADVVYGTRYGHWNRQLSPWWHQAVNGLVTMLASIGIGIRLSDVETCYKMSYRKHFESILPDLKENRFGIEIELTARWVRSGLRFTERPICYQHRWYDEGKKIGWRDGVRALWCILKYGVFRR from the coding sequence ATGAATTCTCTTCCTAGCGAGCGATTGTCTAGCGAGCGATTGTCTAGCGAGCGATTGTGGTCCGATGAATACGTTGATGAAATGCTGGAGTTGTTGGGCGAAAGTGTTTGTGAGCGATTGTCGATTTTCAAACTGCCTCGCGATTTTGTTCTGTCGGTCATTGTGCCTGTCTTTAACGAAGCGGCAACGGTTGAAAAGATGGTCGAGCGACTACAATCATTAGGAATCCCGATGCAAATCGTGCTGGTCAATGATGGCAGTACCGATGGCACGCAAGCGGTCATGAACCGGATCGCCGACAATGAAGCGATCACCGTCATTCATCATCCGAACAATCGTGGGAAAGGCGCGGCAATCCGGACCGCCGTCGGAGTTTGCACCGGTGATGTGATCGTCATCCAAGATGCCGATTCCGAATACAACCCTGCCGATTTCCGCTATCTACTGCAACCGCTCATCCACCACGACGCTGACGTCGTCTATGGAACACGCTACGGGCATTGGAATCGCCAGCTATCACCGTGGTGGCATCAGGCGGTCAATGGATTGGTCACGATGCTAGCCAGTATCGGAATTGGGATTCGATTGAGTGACGTCGAGACCTGTTATAAGATGAGCTACCGAAAGCACTTCGAAAGTATTTTGCCTGATCTCAAGGAGAATCGTTTTGGCATCGAGATCGAATTGACGGCACGCTGGGTACGAAGTGGACTTAGGTTCACAGAACGGCCGATTTGCTATCAACATCGTTGGTACGATGAAGGTAAGAAAATTGGCTGGCGAGACGGGGTTCGGGCACTGTGGTGCATCCTAAAATACGGGGTTTTTCGCCGTTAG
- a CDS encoding preprotein translocase subunit SecA — protein sequence MNAHPTQLLAASLLQNRCIVEMDTGEGKTLAVALAAARFAAENRSVCIATANEYLAQRDADWMHSMYADRGHTVAAVTSSTADSEKQVGYRAQVVYGTIRQFGFDFLKWRLHNRALGSGAVQERSANRRLLPSFDVLIVDEADSILIDEARTPLVIVGPDRSIESLEQTEARAALYRWAAAFCSTLDFQRDVIIDQATGAIAIGESGYAKVIESKMPREIHNSTTTQILHCVETTIRAMLSFTRDQHYVVDEGKIVLIDEYSGRKQVDRSLGGGLHEALQAREGLAIGGQSYPLARMTIQDFVSRFAHVCGITGTAMEDRREFENVYDLSIRRIEPLRPSQRSILPAVICRSEAEKFLAIASEVKQMTAQGRPVLVGTRTIEKSKRLSELFQKQGIAHEVLNANQAAYEAERIATAGRRGQVTVATNMAGRGTDIALGDGVEEEGGLHVIVSEIHSAERIDRQLIGRAGRQGDRGSARCYFSPDDELIRHAYGIDFAERLKQRVREKKTWTDREQQRIRATIVRAQRMISRSNQKWRQALTKAETEVGEDLKELGLDPHLDPLR from the coding sequence ATGAATGCTCACCCGACGCAGCTTCTCGCTGCATCGCTATTACAAAATCGCTGTATCGTCGAAATGGATACAGGCGAAGGAAAAACCTTGGCGGTCGCGTTGGCAGCGGCAAGGTTCGCGGCCGAGAACCGTTCGGTTTGCATCGCGACCGCCAACGAATACTTGGCCCAGCGTGATGCGGATTGGATGCATTCGATGTATGCCGATCGCGGCCACACGGTCGCAGCGGTTACCTCGTCGACGGCGGACAGCGAAAAGCAGGTCGGTTATCGAGCACAAGTCGTCTACGGCACGATTCGCCAATTCGGTTTTGATTTCCTAAAATGGCGACTACACAACCGTGCACTTGGGAGCGGGGCTGTCCAGGAGCGGTCTGCCAACAGAAGGCTTTTGCCCTCTTTCGACGTTTTGATCGTCGACGAAGCGGACAGCATCTTGATTGATGAAGCCCGCACACCGTTGGTGATTGTTGGCCCCGATCGTTCGATCGAATCACTCGAGCAAACCGAAGCACGAGCGGCTTTGTATCGTTGGGCTGCCGCTTTTTGTTCAACCCTCGACTTCCAACGTGACGTCATAATCGATCAAGCGACCGGTGCGATCGCGATTGGCGAGTCGGGCTATGCAAAAGTGATCGAGTCAAAAATGCCTCGAGAAATTCATAACAGCACAACGACGCAGATCCTCCACTGCGTTGAAACGACGATCCGAGCGATGTTGTCATTCACACGTGACCAGCACTACGTGGTCGATGAAGGCAAGATTGTTTTGATTGATGAATACTCAGGCCGCAAACAGGTCGATCGATCGCTTGGTGGTGGATTGCACGAAGCATTGCAGGCGCGAGAAGGCTTGGCGATTGGAGGTCAATCGTATCCGCTCGCTCGAATGACCATTCAAGATTTTGTGAGCCGATTTGCTCATGTTTGCGGGATCACGGGAACCGCGATGGAGGATCGTCGCGAGTTTGAAAACGTGTACGACTTATCCATTCGTCGCATCGAGCCGCTGCGGCCCTCACAGCGATCCATTCTTCCAGCGGTGATTTGCCGAAGTGAAGCGGAGAAGTTTTTGGCGATCGCTAGCGAAGTGAAGCAAATGACTGCCCAAGGGCGTCCCGTTTTGGTAGGCACGCGAACGATTGAAAAATCAAAACGACTGAGTGAGCTCTTTCAAAAACAAGGCATTGCACACGAAGTCCTCAACGCCAACCAGGCTGCCTATGAAGCGGAGCGAATTGCGACTGCGGGTCGCAGAGGCCAAGTGACCGTGGCAACAAACATGGCGGGGCGTGGAACCGATATCGCATTGGGCGATGGCGTCGAAGAGGAAGGCGGTTTACACGTCATCGTCAGTGAGATTCATTCGGCGGAGAGAATCGACCGACAATTGATCGGTCGCGCGGGAAGACAAGGCGATAGAGGTTCGGCTCGATGCTATTTCAGTCCCGATGACGAACTTATCCGTCATGCTTACGGAATCGATTTTGCAGAGCGTCTAAAACAACGGGTAAGGGAGAAAAAAACGTGGACCGACCGCGAGCAACAACGCATCCGAGCGACGATCGTCCGCGCCCAGCGAATGATCTCGCGATCAAACCAAAAGTGGCGTCAAGCATTGACAAAGGCCGAAACAGAAGTCGGTGAGGACCTAAAAGAGCTAGGGCTTGATCCTCATTTGGATCCGTTAAGGTAG
- a CDS encoding DUF11 domain-containing protein — MKPFGIRLAAGAVTILLGALAAAQAQKDRGDDKESDWSLNTPAQVNVPPTPIEALSNDSPPAFAASSQASNQPSAVMHAAMQHSDVWGSSGAVEQVQYTEPNAMPIPAGLEYQPATEPENDPAYGAELDLPAIGATSANTDSQSSDWGMPSEMAQTDLPTPANQMPSFEMSTPGGDQELAIPDRSMSVQDEPSLVPEADDERTNTSAAEPSNMLRSTVPVEPETSSQELDLNQFAAPNFDNSQLQEPQYAAPPYDESQSTPPLAAESQYDPPQSTQSLAAEPQYDPPQSTQSLAAEPQYDPPQPAQSLAAESQYDPPQAAQSLAAESQYDPSQAAPMAYDQPASDASQPSQAPNYEAPNYGAAAYGAAAYESPAYEAAPQSYPAGQPIQRIASRTTDSRSLQQAPMPMQTPIAAQPVQVNPDSTFASPGDRRLEGLQSPSVVIQKRAPSEVKVGKPASFVIHVQNVGSVEALDVQIHDRVPAGMRLVDASPAPSEQGGVLVWNLGSMPAGDERTVTMQLIPEQEGELGSVARVSFEAAASVRTVSTRPELKVVQRAPEQVLIGQQLEIEVEVSNPGTGSATGVIVQEDVPEGLDHPKGKQLDNFLGDLAAGEVRHQVLRLRAVAPGVIENQIRLTADDGLTAMHSVAVEVIAPEVQVGLVGPSRRFLERQATYQLEIANTGTADATNVEVVAQLDRGFTFVSTDFEGQYDPARHAVYWSLASLPKGKNGKVPLTLLPVEEGNRKIMIEAKADLGTVAQSESFVTVESLAELSFQISDSSDPIEVGGETTYEIRLANSGSRDDSNVRVQLQLPPGIERMSADGDAQEDGRGGIFFAPKTQMPANSELVYRVRVRGTTPGTHIVKAIVTSDQSAVPVTKEESTMVYSDR; from the coding sequence ATGAAACCGTTCGGTATTCGACTTGCTGCTGGTGCTGTCACCATTTTGTTAGGGGCGCTCGCTGCTGCCCAGGCCCAAAAAGACCGGGGTGACGATAAAGAGTCAGACTGGAGTTTGAACACTCCCGCCCAAGTAAACGTGCCACCTACACCCATTGAGGCATTGTCGAATGATTCGCCTCCCGCATTTGCCGCTTCAAGTCAAGCATCAAATCAACCATCGGCTGTCATGCATGCTGCGATGCAACATTCGGATGTTTGGGGATCTAGCGGCGCGGTGGAGCAGGTTCAGTATACCGAGCCAAACGCGATGCCTATTCCTGCAGGCCTAGAGTACCAACCAGCTACCGAACCTGAAAACGATCCAGCTTACGGTGCCGAGTTGGACTTGCCAGCGATCGGTGCAACCAGTGCCAACACGGACAGCCAATCTTCCGATTGGGGGATGCCATCCGAAATGGCCCAGACCGATTTGCCGACTCCCGCGAACCAGATGCCTTCGTTTGAAATGTCGACGCCCGGCGGCGATCAGGAATTGGCGATTCCGGATAGGAGCATGTCGGTGCAGGACGAGCCGAGCCTGGTTCCCGAAGCTGACGATGAACGAACCAATACATCAGCGGCGGAGCCGAGTAACATGCTACGCTCAACGGTTCCGGTCGAACCGGAAACCTCGTCGCAGGAACTTGACTTAAATCAGTTTGCCGCGCCTAACTTTGACAATAGCCAACTTCAGGAACCCCAGTACGCTGCCCCTCCATACGATGAGTCGCAATCGACTCCACCGTTGGCCGCTGAGTCTCAGTACGATCCGCCTCAATCGACTCAATCGTTGGCCGCTGAGCCTCAGTACGATCCGCCTCAATCGACTCAATCGTTGGCCGCTGAGCCTCAGTACGATCCGCCTCAACCGGCTCAATCGTTGGCCGCTGAGTCACAGTACGATCCGCCTCAGGCTGCTCAATCGTTGGCCGCTGAGTCACAGTACGATCCGTCTCAGGCTGCTCCGATGGCCTACGACCAACCTGCATCTGACGCCTCCCAACCTAGTCAAGCACCAAATTACGAAGCACCGAATTATGGGGCAGCTGCATATGGGGCAGCTGCATACGAGTCACCAGCATATGAGGCTGCACCACAGAGTTATCCGGCCGGTCAACCGATCCAACGCATCGCATCACGAACAACGGATTCCCGTTCGCTGCAACAGGCACCGATGCCGATGCAAACACCGATCGCCGCTCAGCCTGTTCAAGTCAATCCCGATTCGACGTTCGCTTCGCCTGGCGATCGACGTCTTGAAGGATTGCAATCGCCAAGCGTTGTTATTCAGAAACGTGCACCGAGTGAAGTCAAAGTTGGCAAACCCGCTTCGTTTGTGATTCATGTTCAAAACGTCGGCTCGGTCGAAGCACTTGATGTTCAAATTCACGATCGGGTCCCCGCTGGCATGCGGCTTGTCGACGCGTCTCCTGCGCCGAGCGAGCAAGGGGGAGTTCTTGTTTGGAACCTCGGCTCGATGCCAGCGGGCGATGAGCGGACGGTGACGATGCAGTTGATTCCAGAGCAGGAAGGTGAACTCGGTAGTGTCGCTCGTGTCTCCTTCGAAGCCGCCGCATCGGTACGGACCGTTAGTACACGGCCTGAACTGAAGGTCGTGCAACGTGCACCCGAGCAGGTACTGATTGGTCAACAATTGGAAATCGAAGTCGAAGTGTCCAACCCAGGCACCGGATCTGCGACAGGAGTGATCGTACAAGAAGACGTTCCCGAAGGCCTCGATCATCCGAAAGGCAAACAGCTTGACAACTTCTTGGGCGATTTGGCTGCTGGAGAAGTACGTCACCAAGTCTTGCGGTTACGAGCCGTTGCGCCGGGGGTCATCGAAAACCAAATACGCTTAACGGCAGACGACGGATTGACGGCAATGCATAGCGTTGCCGTGGAGGTAATCGCACCAGAAGTACAAGTTGGCTTGGTGGGACCCTCCAGACGTTTTCTGGAGCGGCAAGCAACCTATCAACTAGAAATTGCCAATACCGGTACTGCGGATGCAACCAATGTTGAAGTCGTGGCCCAACTCGATCGCGGTTTTACATTTGTGAGTACCGATTTCGAAGGCCAATATGATCCAGCCCGACATGCGGTTTATTGGTCGTTGGCAAGTTTACCCAAAGGCAAGAACGGAAAAGTGCCGTTAACTCTATTGCCTGTCGAAGAAGGAAATCGAAAGATTATGATTGAAGCCAAAGCCGATCTCGGCACCGTCGCCCAAAGCGAATCGTTCGTGACGGTCGAGTCATTAGCGGAGCTGTCGTTCCAGATCAGTGACTCGTCCGATCCAATCGAAGTGGGTGGCGAAACGACTTATGAAATCCGCTTGGCGAACAGTGGGTCGCGCGACGATAGTAACGTGCGAGTCCAGTTGCAATTGCCTCCGGGGATTGAACGCATGAGTGCCGATGGAGACGCTCAGGAAGACGGACGCGGAGGAATCTTCTTTGCGCCAAAAACACAGATGCCAGCGAACAGTGAGCTGGTTTATCGTGTTCGCGTTCGCGGAACAACCCCAGGAACCCATATCGTCAAAGCGATCGTCACGAGCGACCAATCAGCGGTCCCAGTGACCAAAGAAGAGAGCACGATGGTCTACTCCGACCGCTAA
- the epsC gene encoding serine O-acetyltransferase EpsC: MASDFRLKEQLPDLTERIVATYTADDAMNHLGHCPLPSYTAVKEILLDLKDVLYPGYRRKIGLHSGNIRYHVGSLIDSLHDELTTQIARALRHEHRVFQKHSDCESDIDFEAKGQAMAIELLTRIPDLRKSLATDAQAAYDGDPACRTTDEVVFCYPGFAAITVYRIAHELVKLQVPFIPRMMSEWAHKQTGIDIHPGATIGKYFFIDHGTGVVVGETCEIGDHVKLYQGVTLGALSFKTDEDGALIRGKKRHPTIEDGVVVYANATILGGRTVVGKDSVIGSSVWITKSVVPKTTVTLEKPLLRVRSGLDDSLGDELDFQI, from the coding sequence GTGGCGTCTGATTTTCGACTTAAAGAACAACTGCCAGACTTAACTGAGCGGATTGTTGCGACTTATACCGCTGACGATGCAATGAACCATTTGGGGCATTGTCCGCTACCTAGCTACACAGCCGTCAAAGAAATCCTGTTGGACTTGAAGGATGTCCTGTATCCTGGGTATCGACGCAAAATCGGCCTGCACTCTGGGAATATTCGTTACCATGTCGGTAGCCTGATTGATTCGTTGCACGACGAATTAACCACCCAAATCGCTCGAGCTCTACGGCATGAGCATCGTGTCTTCCAGAAGCATAGCGATTGCGAGAGCGACATCGATTTTGAAGCCAAAGGTCAAGCGATGGCGATCGAGCTCTTGACTCGGATCCCTGATTTGCGCAAGAGCTTGGCGACGGACGCACAAGCCGCTTACGATGGGGATCCCGCCTGTCGAACGACCGATGAAGTCGTTTTTTGTTATCCCGGTTTTGCAGCGATTACGGTATACCGAATTGCCCACGAACTGGTAAAGCTTCAAGTTCCATTCATTCCTCGCATGATGAGCGAGTGGGCTCATAAACAAACGGGGATCGATATTCACCCCGGTGCGACGATTGGCAAGTACTTTTTCATCGATCATGGTACGGGTGTCGTGGTGGGTGAAACGTGTGAAATTGGAGACCATGTTAAGCTTTATCAGGGCGTCACGCTCGGCGCATTGAGTTTCAAAACCGATGAAGATGGTGCGTTGATTCGTGGCAAAAAGAGACATCCCACGATTGAGGACGGAGTTGTCGTCTACGCGAATGCAACGATCTTGGGTGGCCGCACGGTGGTCGGCAAGGATAGCGTGATCGGGTCGAGTGTCTGGATCACAAAGTCGGTGGTTCCGAAGACGACCGTGACGCTCGAAAAACCTCTGCTTCGGGTGCGTTCGGGACTGGATGATTCGCTAGGCGACGAATTGGACTTTCAGATTTAG
- a CDS encoding response regulator, translating to MIATSRMKPMEILLVEDGLLDARVTIFSLRRSHVHHRLTLVRSISEAMQFLNREGIFARAPKPDLLLLDLNLPDGSGVEILEFLKQNSTDPTSFGSETITTVVLTANEDDTVRDRCRELGTNDYIRKPVNEEEFLRVVRDHKRLMVHSTPQLAEVI from the coding sequence ATGATCGCTACATCCCGAATGAAGCCAATGGAAATTCTGTTGGTCGAAGATGGATTGCTCGACGCGCGCGTGACGATCTTCTCGCTCCGACGCAGTCACGTGCATCATCGCTTGACATTGGTCCGCAGTATTTCCGAGGCAATGCAATTTTTAAATCGGGAAGGGATTTTTGCACGTGCACCTAAACCCGATCTGTTGCTACTCGATTTGAATCTGCCCGATGGCTCGGGCGTCGAGATACTGGAGTTCCTCAAGCAGAATTCGACCGACCCGACCAGCTTTGGTTCTGAGACGATCACAACGGTTGTCTTAACCGCTAACGAGGACGACACCGTTCGCGATCGTTGCCGCGAATTGGGAACGAACGACTATATTCGGAAACCGGTAAATGAAGAAGAGTTCTTGCGTGTGGTAAGGGATCATAAACGACTGATGGTCCATTCGACGCCCCAGCTCGCAGAAGTCATATAG